In Mastomys coucha isolate ucsf_1 unplaced genomic scaffold, UCSF_Mcou_1 pScaffold5, whole genome shotgun sequence, one genomic interval encodes:
- the LOC116079081 gene encoding atherin-like — translation MPSHRTAPSPTSRGRTAPVLNGTGASALSGPIWPPALAPAWPPGGLSRVAASRLAVPRPASLQRHPAGPNRHPSRRPGPAPASPHLAPFPHRTRAAIAAAPFCPPPRPPRSSVSRSWAQTEVTRRRALPALTSRERTDSTWSARREPNCCLRTRYCAATAAAAAASSAAAAAAHGS, via the coding sequence ATGCCCTCTCACCGaacagccccctcccccacctcacgTGGCCGCACAGCGCCGGTCCTCAACGGCACAGGAGCCTCTGCCCTGTCTGGGCCGATCTGGCCCCCGGCCCTCGCCCCGGCGTGGCCGCCTGGCGGCCTCTCCCGCGTGGCGGCCTCGCGGCTCGCCGTCCCCCGCCCTGCGTCGCTCCAACGTCACCCGGCCGGCCCCAACCGTCACCCTTCGCGCCGACCGGGCCCTGCGCCCGCCTCTCCACACCTCGCGCCGTTCCCTCACCGAACCCGTGCGGCGATAGCCGCCGCTCCCTTCTGCCCCCCTCCCCGACCCCCGCGTAGTTCCGTCTCTCGTTCGTGGGCCCAAACCGAGGTTACGCGCAGGCGCGCCCTGCCCGCTCTCACCTCGCGCGAACGCACTGACTCAACCTGGTCCGCTCGCCGCGAGCCCAACTGCTGCCTCCGAACCCGCTACTGTGCTGctaccgccgccgccgccgccgcctctagcgccgccgccgctgctgcacACGGGTCTTAG